In Triticum urartu cultivar G1812 chromosome 6, Tu2.1, whole genome shotgun sequence, the following proteins share a genomic window:
- the LOC125516187 gene encoding uncharacterized protein LOC125516187 — MNPDLSRCARHPSQPPFTGFCSACLLERLSAAALPATPPAPSPSPLPPPPPRPVVAAAQEVAEEGGGRTTLLRLFQLHDQQDRPAPVGAGDQDPEPRAEPEPPPPLQRKRSLRQSCEWIVCCEHGHDPASWLPSRQSWDANDSASASTSAAAAAPSTTAPASASALVLHSSSSKASLRPWWDRTRRAANPVAGFFSRSLSSQSWRETDAAARSRAQGHAAARVNGGSHSVSSSAGGVDSEVSPADSLHAHVHSAGRRDSLLRRFYWLGRSSSVHCPSPRRSPDTGMLRFHRTPSTTRSKTQGRRRLNLFPARSHRHQQQQH, encoded by the coding sequence ATGAATCCCGACCTGTCCCGGTGCGCCAGGCACCCGTCGCAGCCGCCCTTCACCGGCTTCTGCTCCGCCTGCCTCCTCGAGcgcctctccgccgccgcgcTCCCGGCCACGCCCCCGGCCCCCTCCCcgtcccccctcccccctcctcctcctcgaccggTGGTGGCCGCGGCGCAGGAGGTGGCGGAGGAAGGCGGGGGCAGGACGACGCTGCTCCGCCTCTTCCAGCTCCACGACCAGCAGGACCGGCCCGCGCCGGTCGGAGCTGGAGACCAAGATCCCGAGCCCAGGGCCgagccggagccgccgccaccgctgcaGCGGAAGCGCTCCCTCCGCCAGTCCTGCGAGTGGATCGTCTGCTGCGAGCACGGCCACGACCCCGCCTCCTGGCTCCCCTCCCGCCAGTCCTGGGACGCCAACGACTCCGCCTCCGCCTcaacctccgccgccgccgctgcgccCAGCACCACCGCCCCTGCTTCCGCCTCCGCGCTCGTGCTCCACTCCAGCTCAAGCAAGGCCTCGCTCAGGCCGTGGTGGGACCGCACCCGCCGGGCGGCGAACCCGGTGGCGGGCTTCTTCAGCAGATCCCTGTCCTCCCAGTCGTGGCGGGAGACAGACGCCGCGGCGAGGTCCCGGGCGCAGGGCCACGCCGCGGCCCGGGTCAACGGGGGCAGCCACTCCGTGTCGTCGTCCGCGGGCGGCGTCGACTCCGAGGTGTCGCCGGCGGACTCGCTGCACGCGCATGTACATAGCGCCGGCCGCCGCGACTCCCTGCTCAGGAGGTTCTACTGGCTCGGCCGCAGCAGCAGCGTCCACTGCCCGTcgccccgccggagccccgaCACCGGAATGCTGCGCTTCCACCGCACCCCTTCCACCACCAGGAGCAAGACCCAAGGCAGGAGGCGTCTCAACCTCTTTCCTGCTCGCAGTCACAGACATCAACAGCAACAACATTAG